The Colletes latitarsis isolate SP2378_abdomen chromosome 1, iyColLati1, whole genome shotgun sequence genome has a segment encoding these proteins:
- the LOC143341633 gene encoding uncharacterized protein LOC143341633 produces MEFFKSFLRVIGLLQPAKVDFISELPLEVSQLILRKLDPESLLCVAQVSRNWLNVCSSDKSLKQSARRHKRRTKRQMMNAFLDQGVPELPKMDVRKKLQKKKRIPRDAPRRFETAIVFGRTDHRRNFIRRDQVSSPLALRNARYMRM; encoded by the coding sequence ATGGAGTTCTTCAAGTCCTTTCTTCGCGTTATTGGATTGCTGCAACCCGCCAAGGTGGATTTCATCTCTGAACTGCCTTTGGAGGTGTCGCAGTTGATTCTACGCAAGTTGGATCCTGAATCTTTGTTGTGTGTTGCGCAAGTGTCACGAAACTGGTTGAACGTTTGCAGCTCTGATAAGAGTTTGAAGCAGTCAGCCAGACGCCATAAGCGACGCACTAAGAGACAAATGATGAACGCTTTTTTAGATCAAGGAGTCCCGGAGCTGCCAAAAATGGACGTACGAAAGAAGCTGCAGAAAAAGAAGAGGATTCCCAGGGATGCACCACGTAGGTTCGAGACCGCCATTGTGTTTGGAAGAACTGACCACCGACGGAATTTTATTAGACGGGATCAGGTATCTAGTCCTTTAGCTCTAAGGAATGCTAGGTATATGAGGATGTAA